The following are from one region of the Candidatus Poribacteria bacterium genome:
- a CDS encoding tetratricopeptide repeat protein, translated as MSNKGASFLAFLIVVLVSLAGNAAAQTPQELYGRGMQAAQRGQYTQALRYFQHAIQGDPASAQAYAGLGTVYIQLGQFAEAEGVLKQALDIAPGLLQAEANLALLYTRTGRNDAAIDLYGKLSRNHPASLQIQVGLATAYQKASRFAEAIEVYQRTLDLSPKLAEAMTNLASCYEAVKQQEQAIRYYESALAVNPELSMANGNLGAIYQKQGELDKARPLLEKAIRLDPNFTAASYSLGLIASKQRAFQRAADLYRRVIAQQPDHIGAYYNLAQALFRLKQSAEGKRAMETYRRLNAIAQEIDTRERAILLEPSNPRKQYQLGRTYEKHGKFDKALEAYEAAVKLQPEYAAAHYKLGKLYFRKGRLSEAENAYLSAIAVAPEQAALHAGLGAVYYVQDRFEDALAEYKTAVVYDASLVHAQVGIAVIQHRRGKFEDARAAYQNALKLDADAHYALNGLARLYLEDASSSGTQSLPTGQRAAKIQETIALAEKAVRLAPIPQYLQTLALAYFQAGAHQKALKAIQTAIEMEPENDAFRQTLAKMKEANEKTK; from the coding sequence ATGTCGAACAAGGGAGCATCGTTCCTTGCCTTTCTCATAGTGGTTTTGGTCAGCCTTGCGGGGAATGCTGCCGCACAAACACCCCAAGAGCTTTACGGACGTGGTATGCAGGCCGCGCAGCGCGGACAATATACACAAGCACTCCGATACTTTCAGCACGCCATCCAAGGCGACCCTGCCTCTGCGCAAGCATACGCTGGACTCGGAACCGTTTACATTCAGCTTGGTCAATTCGCTGAAGCGGAAGGCGTTCTCAAACAGGCACTGGATATCGCGCCAGGACTGCTACAAGCCGAAGCAAATCTCGCTTTGCTCTACACAAGAACCGGGCGCAATGACGCAGCAATTGACCTCTATGGAAAACTCAGCCGAAACCACCCAGCCTCCCTCCAAATACAGGTTGGACTCGCAACGGCTTATCAGAAAGCCTCGCGGTTTGCAGAAGCCATAGAAGTCTACCAGCGGACGCTTGACCTTTCACCGAAACTCGCGGAAGCCATGACGAATCTCGCCTCCTGCTATGAAGCCGTCAAACAACAGGAACAGGCAATTCGTTATTACGAATCGGCGTTAGCCGTGAACCCTGAACTTTCGATGGCAAACGGGAACTTAGGTGCCATTTATCAAAAGCAGGGAGAACTGGACAAAGCACGTCCACTGTTAGAGAAGGCGATTCGTCTGGACCCTAATTTTACGGCGGCTTCCTATAGTCTGGGTTTAATCGCATCAAAACAACGTGCATTCCAGCGCGCTGCTGACTTATACCGCAGGGTCATCGCACAACAACCCGACCATATCGGGGCGTATTATAACCTCGCGCAGGCACTGTTCCGATTAAAGCAGTCGGCGGAAGGCAAACGCGCCATGGAAACCTATCGGCGTCTAAACGCAATTGCCCAAGAGATTGACACCCGCGAGCGCGCGATTCTCCTGGAACCGAGCAACCCGCGCAAACAGTATCAACTCGGACGCACTTACGAAAAGCATGGGAAATTCGATAAGGCACTCGAAGCGTATGAGGCAGCAGTCAAACTTCAGCCAGAATACGCCGCGGCACACTATAAACTCGGCAAACTCTACTTCCGCAAAGGCAGGTTGAGCGAAGCAGAAAACGCCTATCTCAGCGCAATTGCGGTTGCGCCAGAGCAAGCCGCCCTGCACGCTGGATTGGGGGCAGTCTATTATGTGCAAGACAGGTTTGAGGACGCACTTGCTGAATACAAAACAGCCGTAGTCTATGACGCTTCATTGGTGCATGCCCAGGTCGGGATCGCTGTCATCCAGCACCGTCGCGGCAAATTTGAGGACGCACGCGCCGCGTATCAGAACGCTTTAAAGTTAGACGCAGACGCACATTACGCCCTAAACGGATTGGCACGGCTTTATCTTGAAGATGCCTCCAGCAGCGGAACCCAGTCCCTACCGACAGGGCAAAGAGCGGCTAAAATCCAAGAAACCATCGCTTTGGCTGAGAAGGCTGTCCGTTTAGCCCCGATCCCACAATACCTACAGACCCTTGCCTTAGCTTACTTTCAGGCAGGGGCGCATCAAAAAGCACTGAAAGCGATTCAGACCGCCATTGAAATGGAACCCGAAAACGATGCTTTTCGACAGACCTTGGCAAAGATGAAGGAGGCCAATGAAAAGACGAAGTAA